In Procambarus clarkii isolate CNS0578487 chromosome 6, FALCON_Pclarkii_2.0, whole genome shotgun sequence, one DNA window encodes the following:
- the LOC138356023 gene encoding uncharacterized protein, with translation MAHEQARGETKPQVKHSAPVPTCPHPAAQVKHSAPVPTCPHPAAQVKHSAPVPTCTHPATQVKHSAPVPTCPRPATQVKYSAPVPTCPRPATQVKYSAPVPTCPRPATQVKYSAPVPTRSYIATHSNF, from the exons atggcacatgagcaggccagaggtgaaacaaagc CACAGGTGAAGCACTCGGCACCTGTGCCCACCTGCCCACATCCAGCAGCACAGGTGAAGCACTCGGCACCTGTGCCCACCTGCCCACATCCAGCAGCACAGGTGAAGCACTCGGCACCTGTGCCCACCTGCACACATCCAGCAACACAGGTGAAACACTCGGCACCTGTGCCCACCTGCCCACGTCCAGCAACACAGGTGAAGTACTCGGCACCTGTGCCCACCTGCCCACGTCCAGCAACACAGGTGAAGTACTCGGCACCTGTGCCCACCTGCCCACGTCCAGCAACACAGGTGAAGTACTCGGCACCTGTGCCCACCCGCAGTTATATTGCAACACATTCAAACTTTTAA